A genomic segment from Leptolyngbya boryana PCC 6306 encodes:
- a CDS encoding sulfate ABC transporter substrate-binding protein, which produces MKNRSFAQSLLDKVQHQVSSLKVPSLLVATGVTFSLSIPASAAIDTLRNKGKTADQPPVPKQQLISQNPQTVELTLVSFAVTKEAYSKVIPLFQQKWKRERNQEVKFVESYAGSGTQTRAVIDGLEADIVHLALGFDVDRIQKAGLIDPGWEKEAPNDAVVSRSVVALVTRPGNPKNVRGWSDLAKPGISVVTANPKTSGVARWNFLALWGAVSKTGGDDAKAQDYVTQVFKNAPVLAKDARELSDIFFKKNQGDVLINYENEVILASQKGETGFFTVIPQNNISIDNPIAVVDKVVNKRKTREVAEAFVQFLYTPEAQREFAKVGFRPVNTSITKEFDKKFPKVNKLYTIKDFGGWAEAQKRFFDDGAVFDRIQASR; this is translated from the coding sequence ATGAAAAATCGTTCTTTTGCCCAATCGCTGCTCGATAAGGTTCAGCATCAAGTTTCTAGCCTAAAAGTTCCTAGTCTTCTAGTAGCTACTGGAGTCACTTTCAGTTTGTCGATCCCTGCTTCTGCTGCGATCGACACTTTACGGAATAAAGGCAAGACTGCTGATCAGCCGCCTGTGCCAAAGCAGCAGTTGATCAGCCAAAACCCGCAGACTGTTGAGCTTACTCTAGTATCCTTTGCGGTGACGAAAGAAGCTTACTCAAAAGTCATCCCATTGTTTCAGCAGAAATGGAAGCGCGAACGGAACCAAGAGGTTAAGTTTGTCGAAAGCTATGCCGGTTCAGGCACTCAGACTAGAGCCGTGATCGATGGACTAGAAGCAGATATTGTGCATCTTGCACTTGGATTCGATGTCGATCGCATTCAAAAAGCTGGATTGATTGATCCAGGTTGGGAGAAAGAAGCTCCAAATGATGCAGTGGTGAGTCGTTCGGTTGTGGCACTCGTGACCCGTCCCGGTAATCCTAAAAATGTCCGAGGATGGTCGGATCTAGCGAAGCCAGGAATTAGCGTTGTCACAGCAAACCCGAAAACCTCTGGGGTTGCCCGTTGGAACTTTCTGGCATTATGGGGTGCAGTCAGTAAGACAGGTGGCGATGATGCGAAAGCTCAAGACTATGTGACGCAAGTGTTTAAGAATGCTCCTGTGCTTGCTAAAGATGCGCGGGAGCTGAGTGACATTTTCTTCAAGAAGAATCAGGGCGATGTGCTGATTAACTACGAAAACGAGGTCATCTTAGCGTCACAAAAGGGTGAAACAGGGTTCTTTACCGTGATCCCGCAGAATAATATCTCGATCGATAACCCGATCGCAGTCGTGGATAAAGTCGTCAATAAACGCAAGACGCGGGAAGTTGCAGAAGCATTTGTTCAGTTCCTTTACACCCCAGAAGCTCAACGGGAATTTGCAAAAGTCGGATTTCGTCCCGTCAATACGAGCATTACGAAGGAATTTGATAAGA